A segment of the Stigmatella erecta genome:
CGCGCCGCATCCGCTCCCGGAAGGCGTCGAACGCCTCTTGCTCACGGGGGGACAGCTCGAAGGGCCACCAGAAGCGGTCGTCGGACGGGGATTCGGACACGGGCTCGGCTCGGAAAGGGGCAAGAGGGCTTTCGCCCGGGAAAAGGTCCCCGGGAGAAAGCCCAGGACTGACTACTTGGACACGTCGGGCAGCTGGGGCTGCTCACAGCAGCCCTGGGTGCAGCAGCCACGGATGAGAGCTCCGCCCACGGTCTTGGACAGATCCTCACGGGTCAGCTTGCGGCCCGGGGTCCGGCCCTGGAACTTCTCGTTCTGTTCGGTCTTCTTGTCGCTCATCGCATGCGCCTCCTTTCAAGGTCGCCTGGTGACGCTAAGGGAAGCTCCTGGAAAGGGTCAATCCGTTGACCTGGAAGGGCAGGCCCGCCGAAATGCTCCCATGGACACGGAACGGCGGGACGAGCAAGCGCACCGGGCACCCGGGATGGCCTTCACCATCATGCACGCGGCGTTCGACACGGGCCGCGCGGGAATGTTGCGGCGTCTGGAGGAAGCACTCCGCGCGGAGCTGGGCGAGCGCGACCAGCTGCACGTGGAGCGTGACACCGTGCGGCGCGGCGTCTGGTCCGTGGCGAGCGCCTGCTGGGAGTGGGGCATCGCGCGGGCCGCTCAGGGCATCACCCACGTGGTGGTGCTCAACGACGATGCCGAGCCCTGCCCGGGCTTCGTGGAGGCCGTGCGGGGGGCGCTGGCGGCACGGCCTCTGCACCCGGTGTGCTTTTATTCCAACCACGAGACGGCCCTCCTGGCCTACGAGCAGGGAGATGCGTGGTGGACCTCCGATGATGGCCTGGTGGGCGTCACGTGTGCGCTGCCCGTGACGCTGGCCCGGGACTTCCTGGCGTGGGAGCGGGTCTCCCTGGTGGAGCGTCCCTTCCCGGGGATGCCCGACGATGCGCGCCTGAACATCTGGGCCATGGCCCACGAGCGCCCCATCTGGCACGCCCGCGGGTTGGTGGAGCACGGCGCGCCCGCCACGAGCCTCGTGGGCAATGATGGCCACGAAGGGCGGCGCTCCCTCACGCCGGTGCCCGCCACGCGAGAGGAGGCGCTGGCCATCGACTGGAGCCAGGGCCTCGAAGCACCGCTGCATGATTTGGTGTACGGACGCTCGCCCATCCATTTGCTCCACGAGGTGAAGCCCGAGGTGCGCGAGCGCATGGGGCTGGAGCGCATCGTCGACCAGCTCTGGGGCGAAGAGGCCCCCCAGGCCCGCGCCTTCTACGGACGGAAGCGCTGAGAGGCGCTGGCCCCTCCATAACGTGACGCGTCCCAGTGTCGCCAGAAACGGGGCTAGACTGGCCTCTGCCTGAAGCAGCAGGGCGGGATTTTCATGAGACAGCAACCCTTGGTGGACATCTCGACGGTGGACGCGGTGGAGCGCCAGCGCGGGCAGCCCTCCGCGCCGCTCGTGCCCGCGCTGACCCTCGTGTCTCACCCCGTGGCGGATCGCGCGGGAGAGCGCGTGTTGCTCTCCCCCCTGCGGGGCGTGGCCCTCTCGCGCAACGAGCCTGCCTTCATGCGCCCGGGCCAGGGGACCGGCATGCACCTGGCGGATCCGTTCCTGAGCCGCAAGCCCGTGACGTTCTTCGCGCAGCCGGACGGACGTGTCCGGCTGGAGCCGGGCGAGGGCAGCCGCGTGGCCGTGGCGGGGCTCGTGCTCGAAGGGCCGTGGGAGTTCTCCGCCGAAGAGGTGGCAGCCGGGGTGCCGCTGGAGCTGGCCGGGCGCGTGGTGCTGCTACTGCATCTGGCGGAGCCTGCCTCGGTGGAGGCGCCGGACGCGCTGGGCATGGTGGGCAGCAGCGTGGGCCTTCAGCGCGTGCGCCGGCTCATCGAGCAGGTGGCGGACCTGAACGTGCCGGTGCTCATCCGGGGAGAAACAGGTTCGGGCAAGGAGCTGATCGCCCAGGCCATCCACCGGCGAAGCCCCCGCCGCAACAAGCCCTTCGTGAGCGTGAATCTGGGCGCCATCCCCAAGGAGCTGGCGGCCGTGGAGCTGTTCGGCGCGCGCAAGGGCGCCTTCACGGGCTCGGTGCGGGACCAGGAGGGTTTCTTCCAGGCAGCCCACGGCGGCACGCTCTTCCTGGACGAGGTGGGTGAGGCTCCGCCCGAGGTTCAGGTGATGCTGCTGCGCGTGCTGGGCACCGGGGAAATCTACCCCGTGGGCGAGCGCTCCCCCGTCACCGTGGACGTGCGGCTGGTGGCCGCGACGGATGCGCTGCTGGAGCAGCAGATTCAAGAGGGCCGCTTCAAGGCGCCCCTGCTGCACCGGCTCTCGGGGTTCGCCATCCGCGTGCCGCCCCTGCGGGAGCGGCGTGAGGACGTGGGGGTGCTGTTCCACCACTTCGCCCGCGAGGAGCTGGAGCCGCTCGGCGAGCTCAAGCGCCTGAGCCCGGAGGAGGCCACGGCCGAGCCCTGGCTGCCCCCGGCGCTGGCGGTGCGGCTGGTGCGCCATGACTGGCCCGGCAACATCCGGCAGCTTCGCAACGTGGTGCGGCAGCTCGTCATCGGCAACCGGGGCCAGCCCCGCCTCCAGCTCGATGCCCAGCTCGAAGCGGAGCTGGCCACGCTGAACGCCGCGGCCTCGGGCCGGCCCAGCGAGAAGCCCGCGGCTCTCGCGGCGAGTGCCTCGCCCCGCCGCAAGCCCTCGGACATCACCTCCCAGGAGCTGCTGGCCGCGCTCCGGGAGAGTGGCTGGGAGTTCCAGGCCGCCGCGGACCGGCTGGGCATCTTCCGCACGTCCATCTACGACTTGATCGAACGCAGCCCCGGCATCCGCACCGCGGGCTCGCTGAGCGTGGAGGAGCTGAAGCGCTGCCACCGGGAGTGCGCGGGGGACGTGAACGCCATGGTGCGCAAGCTCGAGGTGTCCAAGCGGGCCCTGGTCCGCAGGCTCAAGGAGCTGGGACTGGGCGCCCAGGAGGGATGAGCGATGGAAAGGATGAGCATGCAGCCGAAGTGGGTATCGAAGTGGAATGGGAGCGGTCTTCGCGCGGGGCGGGTGCTGCTGGGAACGGCCCTCTTCGCGGTGGCGGCGTGCAAGAGCGCGGGCCACTCCAGCGAACAGCGTGCGAGTGAGGCGGCGGGGGCTTCAATGGAGCGCTGCCAGGGCAACCTGCGCTCCGCCCAGCGGCAGGTGGCCTACCTCGTCGGGTGTGATGGCTTGAGTACGCGAATGCAGTGCGCCTTCCAGGGCGCCAGGGTCGAGTTCAAGTCGGATTGCGACCAGCACGTCGACATCTACTTCAGTGAGCCCGAGACGCTGTTCACGAGCAAGAAGGCCCACATCGGCCTGAAGAACAAAGGCGATGCGCAGACGGAGACGGTGGGCTCCGACGGCGGGAACCACTGCGTGTGTGTCGGCGAAGCCCTGTGTGACAGCAATGCCTGCTTCCAGTTCGGCCGCGAGTCCAAGACGGGCAGCCTGGATGTGTACACGAGCGGTCCCGGAGACGACGACGAGCACAAGCCACGGTAGGCCGTGACGTCACGGCCGGGAGTGCCAGCGGTTCCAGCCGTGGGTGAGGTGCGGGTTGGCTTTCAGCGCCGCCTGGATGTCCTTCTGGGCTTGCAGCCGCTCCGGGGCCTCCCGTTCCAGGCGGAACCCCGCCTGGAGCAGCAGGGCCTCGGGCCAGGCGGGATGGACGGCGAGCAGCTCGCCGGCCAGGGCCAGGCCCCGCGTCAGGGGCGGCAGCGGATCCCTCCCGGCCTTCTTTCGCCACCGGACCCAGTCCTGGCACAGGTGGCCAAAGGCGGCGCGGTGCTCCGGGCTCCGGGGCAGGAGCAGGAGGGTCTTCTCGAAGGCTTGCGCTGCTTGCGCGAAGGTCTCGTCCGCGGGGGGAGCAGGCTGCCGGGCCATCCACCGGGCACGGAGCCCCAGCACCTCGGCCCGGATGCGCCAAGCCTCCGGCTCCTCGGGGTTGAGCCGGAAGGACTGGGCGAGGGCCTCCTCGGCCTTCGCCAGGTCTGGCTCGGGAGTCCTCGCGCGCTCCAGGGCGAAGGCGGCTCGGAGCGCGCGCCCCTTGGCCACATTCGCCCAGGGGGCCGCCTGGCCTGGAAGCCGCGAGAGGGCTTGTTGGTAGGCGGCCTCGGCCGCGCGAAGCTCGGGCTCTGGATCTTCCCCCAGGGCAAGCTGGTACGCGGCCCGCGTGGCGTGGATCTCTCCCACGTTGTTCTGGCCCCAGCCCTGCTGTGGGGCGACGGCGATGGCCCGCGCGTAGGCGGCCTGGGCCTGATCCAGCAGGCGGAAGGGGTCTTCTCCCCGGTCCCAGGCCTCCCGCGCTTGCCCGGCCAGGGCGATGCCCAGCCCATTGTGGAGGGGGGCCACCTGGGCGTTGATGCCAATGCCCCGCTGGAACAGCTCCGCCGCCGTGGTGAGGTCCGGCCGGGCATCGCCTCCACTGCTCCGGCGCCGGGAGGCCAGCTCCGTGTGAAGCGTTCCGCCCAGGAACCAGGCCACGAAGTTCTGCGGGTTGAGGGCCCGTGATTTCTCGAGCGCGAGCCGGGCCTGCTCCAGGTCGGCGAGGGGGTCCACGGCGCGGGTGCCCGAGGCCCGCTTGAGGTAGGCCTGCCCGAGGTTGATCCACGCATCCGGCAGGTTCTCATCGAGCTGGATGGCCTGGCGGTACGCCGCGATGGCCTGGGCCTGATGGGCGGAGGGGTCCGCGCCCGTCTGGTCCTCATGGTCCGCCCAGACGCGGAAGAGCAGCCCCCGGGTGGCGTGGAACTCGTAGTCCTGGTCCTTCGGCGGCAGGGCGTCGAAGGCCCCGAGCGCGAGCTTCAGGGGCTCGCCCGGGTCCTCTCCCCGGCCCTGCCGGGCGCGGGCCTGGCGCAGCAGGCTCTGGCCCAGCTCCCTGCGGGCCCGCGAGTCTCCCGGCGCCACGGCCAGCGCGGCCCGCGCGGAGGCGATCGCCTTCTGGAGGGTCTCCTCCGCGGAGCCCCCCTTGTTGAGCTGATCCTCCGCCAGCCGGTTGTGGAAGCGGGCCTCCCAGAAGCGCGCCTCGGCGGAGTCCGCGTCGGCCACGAGGGCCCGCGCCACGGCCTCGAGGCCCCGCGTGTACGCGGGCAGGACGTTCCCCCGGCCATAGAGTTCCAGCACCATCGCGGTGTATTCGAGCTTGGCGGCCGAGAGGTGCACCTCGGGCAGGCTCTCCCCGGTCGCCACGGCGGACGCGAGCACCCGGCGGCCCGCCTCCAGGTCCGCCAGCGCCCCCTCGCGGTCCCCCTGGTTCCAGCGGTGGGCCGCCCGGCTCTGGAGGATGCCGCCCCGCAGCAGGGGCGCCTCGTGGAACCAGGGCAGCCGGGCGCCCATCGCATCCAGCTGGGCGAGCGCCTCTTCCAGCCGGTTCTCGTGGAAGGCCAGCAGGGCGGCGACGTACTCGGTGGAGGGGACCTCGGCGCCCGCGCTCTGGCGCAGGTACGCCAGGGCCGGGTCCCGGTATTGCCGCTCGGCCTCGTGCCGGCGCGCCTGGCGCCGCCCGGCGTTCGGAAGCGCCTCCACCTCCAGGAGCTGCTCGCGGTACAGGTGGCCGATGACCAGCGCGAGCGCCCAGGCCACCCGGGGCTCCTGGAAGCCCTGGCGCCAGGCCGCCTCCAGGTGCTCGCGGGCCTGTGGCCGGTCCCCGAGCGCCAGCGCCCCGCGTCCCAGCGCATAGTGCCCCGGCCCCAGCGCGTCCGGGCCCGCGCGCTGAATCTCCGCCTCCAGCTCCGCCATGTGCTGGCGGAGCGCC
Coding sequences within it:
- a CDS encoding sigma 54-interacting transcriptional regulator, translated to MRQQPLVDISTVDAVERQRGQPSAPLVPALTLVSHPVADRAGERVLLSPLRGVALSRNEPAFMRPGQGTGMHLADPFLSRKPVTFFAQPDGRVRLEPGEGSRVAVAGLVLEGPWEFSAEEVAAGVPLELAGRVVLLLHLAEPASVEAPDALGMVGSSVGLQRVRRLIEQVADLNVPVLIRGETGSGKELIAQAIHRRSPRRNKPFVSVNLGAIPKELAAVELFGARKGAFTGSVRDQEGFFQAAHGGTLFLDEVGEAPPEVQVMLLRVLGTGEIYPVGERSPVTVDVRLVAATDALLEQQIQEGRFKAPLLHRLSGFAIRVPPLRERREDVGVLFHHFAREELEPLGELKRLSPEEATAEPWLPPALAVRLVRHDWPGNIRQLRNVVRQLVIGNRGQPRLQLDAQLEAELATLNAAASGRPSEKPAALAASASPRRKPSDITSQELLAALRESGWEFQAAADRLGIFRTSIYDLIERSPGIRTAGSLSVEELKRCHRECAGDVNAMVRKLEVSKRALVRRLKELGLGAQEG
- a CDS encoding serine/threonine-protein kinase, with the translated sequence MHDQHDEEPRIVSASGPPTLPTPGTSTESSPPFPVPGWERYQCLRFLGQGGMGQVFLAYDPRLRRNVALKFVRGDDAGLLHRLMSEARAQARISHERVCPVYEVGEVQGRPYIAMPFIDGTPLGQLADTLTVEQKALMLRDAAEGVHAAHRVGLIHRDLKPANILVERTPDGRLKPYVMDFGLAHDWNAQAATATGSVLGTPPYMSPEQARGEVGRLDRRADVYSLGATLYHLLTGALPISGANGLELLNRIAIQEPRPPRALNPDIPPDLEAIVLKCLEKDRSARYDSAHALAEDLDRFLADAPVRARPTGPWSRLRKKVRRHRFAVAGATLALLAVLSALGWAAFTRQQAAQRERLARRFTERVERIEALARYAGMARLHDIRADRAALRQHMAELEAEIQRAGPDALGPGHYALGRGALALGDRPQAREHLEAAWRQGFQEPRVAWALALVIGHLYREQLLEVEALPNAGRRQARRHEAERQYRDPALAYLRQSAGAEVPSTEYVAALLAFHENRLEEALAQLDAMGARLPWFHEAPLLRGGILQSRAAHRWNQGDREGALADLEAGRRVLASAVATGESLPEVHLSAAKLEYTAMVLELYGRGNVLPAYTRGLEAVARALVADADSAEARFWEARFHNRLAEDQLNKGGSAEETLQKAIASARAALAVAPGDSRARRELGQSLLRQARARQGRGEDPGEPLKLALGAFDALPPKDQDYEFHATRGLLFRVWADHEDQTGADPSAHQAQAIAAYRQAIQLDENLPDAWINLGQAYLKRASGTRAVDPLADLEQARLALEKSRALNPQNFVAWFLGGTLHTELASRRRSSGGDARPDLTTAAELFQRGIGINAQVAPLHNGLGIALAGQAREAWDRGEDPFRLLDQAQAAYARAIAVAPQQGWGQNNVGEIHATRAAYQLALGEDPEPELRAAEAAYQQALSRLPGQAAPWANVAKGRALRAAFALERARTPEPDLAKAEEALAQSFRLNPEEPEAWRIRAEVLGLRARWMARQPAPPADETFAQAAQAFEKTLLLLPRSPEHRAAFGHLCQDWVRWRKKAGRDPLPPLTRGLALAGELLAVHPAWPEALLLQAGFRLEREAPERLQAQKDIQAALKANPHLTHGWNRWHSRP